The window ACAACTATTGCTTCAAGAGAATTACCTACATCAAAAATTCCTTTGTGTATGAAGTAGTCTTGGTTACATAATCCTCCATTTTTTTCTTCTACTCTTTTTACGTTCTTATTTTTGATAAATGCCTTTTTGTTAAAATAAAATCTAATGGTGAATATATCAAAAGGCGGATTTGCATCCCAACCAAAATATTGCTCGGGATTTTCTCGATATTCATGCAAGTTAACACTGTTCTCAGGAACAGTAGAGAGTGGTGTTGAGAAATGAATGTAAGGATCGTTTTTTCTTTTGTTCGGGTCTTCATTTGGATAAGGTGCTGCAAGAGGAGTTGTAATATTAAATTCTTTGAATTGATTGTTAGGAACAAGCTTTTTTAATTGTAGGATAGAATTTATATTTGCAGGGTTGGTTGCGTGAACAAGCGTTTGCTTAAGTAACAAATATCCATCCCAAATAGTGCTATCTCCAAATGTATATTTGGAAATTTCGCTAAACTCATTAGGCAACACAACAGCTTTAACCATAAAGGAGACAAATGTTGCTTGATTTAAAAAAATGCGTAAAAATCATATCTTTTAAAAGCAAGAAGGGCTTTTGCTTAGTTATATGGCAGTAAATAGGGGGCGAGAAGCTTGGAAAACATATGGTAACGTCTTTGACCAACATTCTGAACAACTTTTGCGTAAGCTAGCAGCACAAGGTTATTTTGAAGAACTTGTAAGTGCAATTGCACTTGGCAAAGAAGCAAATGTGTTTACTGCCCGCACAAAAGATGATTCGTTTGTCGCTGTTAAAATTTATCGTCTTGAAAATTGTAATTTTAACAAAATGTTCGAATACATTAGTCAAGATCCTCGCTACTTAGATTTAAAAGGACAAAAACGACGCATTATTTTTACATGGACACAACGAGAATATCGAAACCTTATGAAAGCCCGAGAACAATTGCGAGTTCCAACACCACTCGCATTTAAAGATAATATTATTGTTATGGAATATATTAATGAAGGAGATAAGGCTGCTTCACAGCTTAAAGATGTGGTGCTAGACCATCCCCAACGCGTTTTCGATGAAATTCTTCTGATGGTAAAACAATTGTATACACAAGGACTTGTTCACGGCGATTTATCCCCCTATAACATTTTAGTCCAACATGCAAAGCCTGTTTTTATTGACTTTTCACAATCCACCGCGACAAACTCTCCGAATGCACGCGAGCTTCTTTTGCGAGATTTAACTATTATAAGTAATTTTTTTAAGAAACAAGGAGTTAAATCCGATCCCGAACTGCTTCTTAAGCAAGTTATTTCTTAATTTGTCGTGTTGTTGCGTAGTTTTGTTCTCATATTCCTGCCTTAGACTATGTTTTTTGTTTCTAATGCTTTTTCATCGTACAAGCTCAAGAATGCAAATAAAAGGCTTATACGCGAGGTATCTTTAAGGCAGTAGGTTGATTTACCTGCTCAATCAAAGATTTGTACTTTGCCCTATTCAAACCGGAGAGAAAAAGGCATACTGCGAAGCACTATTCTCGCTTTGTTTACAAAAGCAATACCTTCAGACGAGTCTATTTTGTTCATGAAGACTAAATGCGTCTAACTCAAAAAATTTCAGGCAGTTAGGCAGATGATTTTGAACAGAGCCCTTCACGCATAACCTTTAAAAACGAAGTCGTTTTCTTATATTTAAATGAACGAGTATACTTACGAATTAAAAATTCCTAAAGAACGAATTGCAGTACTTATAGGTAAAGATGGCGAGATTAAAAAAGAACTCGAAGAAATTACTAAGACAACTATTAACGTAGATTCTAAAGAAGGAGATGTACAACTAGTTAGTAAAGATTCTGTTCAATTGTATTTGCTTAAAGATTTAGTACGGGCGATTGCGCGCGGGTTTAATCCTGAAATAGCAAAACGTCTTCTTAAACAAGATTATGTCTTAGATGTACTTAATTTATCTGATTATGTCAAGTCAAAAGATCAAATGCTACGCCTGAAAGGACGAGTAATTGGTAAAAATGGAAAAGCACGAACAATCATAGAAGAGCTTACTGATACAAGCATAAGCGTTTATGGAAAAACTATTGCGGTGATTGGTTTTTGTGATAATGCAGCAGTTGCTAAAAAAGCTCTCGAATCATTATTAACTGGAAGTCCTCATTCTAGCGTGTTTAAATGGTTAGAACAACACCGAAAACAACAAAAGTTTGCAGAACTTGCTAACTTTTGAGCTGTGTTTTGCACAACAACAGAAATTTGCAGAATTAGCATATTTCTGAGTCGCACTGTGTGCGCGACAACAAAAATTCTCTGAACTTGCTAATTGTTGAGTCTTGCCGACATACTTTTTGTTGCGAAGACTTGTTGCTTCCTTCAGAAGCAAAGCTTTCTATGCACTCTCTGTGATTCTTTGAATCAATCTT of the Candidatus Woesearchaeota archaeon genome contains:
- a CDS encoding serine protein kinase RIO translates to MAVNRGREAWKTYGNVFDQHSEQLLRKLAAQGYFEELVSAIALGKEANVFTARTKDDSFVAVKIYRLENCNFNKMFEYISQDPRYLDLKGQKRRIIFTWTQREYRNLMKAREQLRVPTPLAFKDNIIVMEYINEGDKAASQLKDVVLDHPQRVFDEILLMVKQLYTQGLVHGDLSPYNILVQHAKPVFIDFSQSTATNSPNARELLLRDLTIISNFFKKQGVKSDPELLLKQVIS
- a CDS encoding KH domain-containing protein; amino-acid sequence: MNEYTYELKIPKERIAVLIGKDGEIKKELEEITKTTINVDSKEGDVQLVSKDSVQLYLLKDLVRAIARGFNPEIAKRLLKQDYVLDVLNLSDYVKSKDQMLRLKGRVIGKNGKARTIIEELTDTSISVYGKTIAVIGFCDNAAVAKKALESLLTGSPHSSVFKWLEQHRKQQKFAELANF